The Leishmania mexicana MHOM/GT/2001/U1103 complete genome, chromosome 32 genomic interval GTTGTCGCTGGCGTTACCGAGCTCCATCCGCCACTCGCTGCCGAGATTGACACGGGCATCACCACTTTTGCCTGCTTGCAgctgttgctgttctctCTTGCACCCTTGTtgcccccgcctccctctcttccccacGATACCCGTGCCGCCGAGGACAGCATGAGCAACTTTGCCATGCTCTCGTCGCGTCGCAATCAACAGCCTCAGAGCTGTGACAGTGTGACGAATGCGGCGAGTGTCACAACGGCCACGGCAACGAGTGGTAGCAGTAGCGGCCCCATGCACAagtcgttgtcgtcgtcgcgggGATCGGTGCAACAGAACAAGCCCGTCAAGGTGGCATTGTCAAACTGTCGCGAGGAAGTGCGGAGGCGCCCACATGACATGCGTgccgaggtggagggcgTCATTCACGTGCTCGATGGTGGCATCAACCGAACGCCGATgcccctgcagcagcgacagagcCTTCTCGGTGGAGTCCCGCATgaactgcagctgctgagcagcggcggcacctctGGAAGTCGCCTGGAGATGACTCAGGATGTGGGCAGCATGGCGAACCTCATGGGCAGTGAGATGGGCAGCTCTTTAATGCAATCGTCTTTCATGTGCAACACGagcagacgcagcagcatgaAACCCGACTCaatggtggtgggtggccaAACCCAGAGCAAGGGGAGCAGCGAGGCTGGTgaccacggcagcggtgtcggcCGACGCAACATTGGTGGCGACATCCGTAGCCTTGAGTCGAGCCTTCAGTCACTGTCCTTCGCCTGTGACCACCGCATCTCGGATCGATCGTTGTCCGTGTGCAACTCCCTGTCGATGCGCAGGCGCAGTATGGCTGTCACTGGCAACGCCGCCGATGCACCGCTCCCCAGACTCGCACAGCGAAACCCGCTGCTAGAGGGGGCCGCCTACGCCCCCCCTGCGCCGCTGACAGGAAATGAGAAGGCGGCATGGCGCAAGgcaaccaccaccgtcgTCCTCACCGAGACCCCCACCATCTTCCTCTACGTTCATCAGGATGAGGCGGTGTCAAACGAGCACCCGGACAaggtcgctgccgtcgtggcACGCAACAGCGCGTATGctgccgtggaggagacgtACCGCACCGACGAGGGCACGCAGTTCCACAGCACCGGCGTCATCACCATGCGCGCGCCAATGAAGTCGGTGCAGTCCGAGGTGCACCCGCCGGCGAGGAAGGACAGCGGGGCGCTGCAGGTGACCCCATGGATGCTGAAGGATGCCTactcggcggcgctggaggcggcagacAACGCCGAGGAGGATACCCAGGAggagcgacagcagcaggcaggcGACGCAGCTACCGACGCggctggtggcggtgccggcacAAATGGTGAAGACGTCCTGTGTGACGGAGATaacatcgacgacgacggcagcctAGACGACGATTACCAAAGCAGCGAGAATGGACAGTCCACCTTGATGTCCGAAACAGTAACGCATACGATGAGCAGCGATGGGGGCATGGTGAGCAGTGCCAGAGTCACTGCTGGTGCCTCCGTCACGACTGCTGGCGTGGCAGCGAGCAGGCAGTGGATGCTGGCCGAGACGTTGCTTTCCACGCTGCGCATCATGGAGCGTGCGGTGGTGCAGAACAacatggaggcggtgcagcttgCCTATCGCGGTATTGCTGTGACGACCTTCGGCCAAGGTACGCCGACGGGTGCGGCGAACGGAGCGGGCATTCCCGGTTTTGCCGCCAACGCTTCTACCCCCGCAACTGCGATGCGGGCGCTAACGGGGGTACCTGGGCCGCTGCCCGTGGCTATCAGCGTGCACACCACACCTCTGCCAGATGTCCCGGCCGACGGCTCCGCCGCGACTCCAGGGGCTGGAGGGGAggcagctgcgacggcggccggGAAGTCGGGTGGGCGGGTGATTGGCATGGAGGGTACACAACCGGATGCTGCGGCGAAAGTCACATCATCGGCAGCCTCGGCCTCCATCGACGCCCCGCCAGTTCGACTCAGCGAGGGGATTCGCCTTCTCTGGCGTTTCGGCTCGCCGCTGCTTACGCACGATCGCGGTGTGGCGTGCATGACGTGGAACCGGCGTGAGAGCGACATGCTGGCGGTGGGTTACACCGCGTGCCGGCAATCCTTGCCGCAGGGTGATGCCGGCAACAGGGCTAGCGATAGCTCGTTGGGGATTACATACAAGCGAGCTCAGGGCCAGGAGGCGCACGGGATGGTGTGCTGCTGGTCGCTCAAGAACCCAGTGGCTCCGGAGCTCGTCCTGTACCTGCGCGGCGAAGCTGACGTCACGGCCCTCGCCTTTTCCTTTGAGCACCCCAGTCTGCTTgccgtcggcagcagcactggcgAGATTGTTGTCTACGACATCCAGCACGACGTCTTGCTCCCTTCTATCGCTCCCGCCATCGTCGGCGCGACCGGCGGCCAGCACACCGGCTCTATCTGGGAGCTGCAGTGGGTGCCGAAGGGAAAGGAGCACGGTGAGTTTCTCATGTCCATCTCCGCCGACGGCCGCGTCGTGCAATGGGCCGTGGGCAAGTCGATTGAGCGCGTCCCACCGGATCTCATGcatctgcagcgccagccggGCATACAGGTAGAGAAAGCCTTTGTTGCTGGTGTCGCAGAGGcagaagcggctgcggcagtgtTGGTTGAGTCCACAGCGGGCGGCAAAAGCGGTAAGAAGACGCAGCACCGAAAGCCGAACCAGAAgagcggtgccgcggcggcgacggccagaggcgccggtggtggcggtgctgctgaggAGGCGATCCTGTCTCGGCAATGCGGCGGCATGTGCTTCGATATTTGCCCTTCGGACACGGCGGTGTACGTCGTCGGCACCGAGGACGGCTCTGTCCTGCAGTGCAGCAAGAGTCAGACGGAGAACTACGACTTTGAGTACGAGCCgcacgcggagctggtgTACCGTGTTCGGTGGTCGCCCTACAGCGCGGCATACTTCCTCACCTCCTCGGCGGACTGGACGTCGCGTCTGTACAAGGTCGGCACGAGaaaggcgcagctgcgctttCACAGCGTCCGGCAAGACGCCGTACAGGACGTGACGTGGTCGCATACGAACGCGCTCACCTTTGCCACGGTAACGGCGCAGGGCAATGTGGAGGTGTGGACGGTCATGGATGCCATGCACCCCCGCGCCAATGTCGAGTACTGCGACCATCGCCGTCTCAGCACTATCCTTTTCGCAGAGCAGGAGACATCGGTGCTCGTCGTTGGCGACGAGGAGGGTGACGTGACGGTGTTCCGGCTGGACGGCTCGTCGTACAACCGCGGAGACGTGACAGATGACGAGCAGGAGGTGTGGCTGAAAGAAGCGGTCCAGAAGCAACTTACCTAGTCCACCGTATGCTGGTTATTCACGAGTGGAAGTGGATGAGGGCAGAACCGTGCTGGGGAGTGTGACGTAAACTGCAAGCCCTCCGGCTTCCCTGCTTTCACGTTGATGAGGGCTCGTGCGCGCTAGTTATCTTTTattcttcttcctcttctgcgCCTCTCACTCGTCCACAACGGTTGCCGGGTCTGGGCGTTGCTCTCCGTTCTGCGGTGATGTTATCTTCGTCGTGAGCACGACTCTTTGGCCTGCTCATGTATCCGTGTGTGATCCCGCGGAGGTGAAGGGCGGAGAGCGTGAGAGAAACCGGATTGCCGTGAACGGAAGACGGCGAAACGAGGCTGGAAggggcggcgacgcgggGCGCGTGTGGTACAACCAGATAAGTGCGCATctgtccctctctgtgtgtgtgcgtgtgtgcgggacCTTTTTTCTTCGGTCCGCCCAGCTGTGCCCCGCCCGCCCCTTCGCTCACATCATTCTCTCCGTTTGCATTGTAGTCATAGTATTCCTGACCTCCTCATCGCCGCGGTGTTCTGGGTGCCATTCGGTGCTGAAGCTCCGTCgcccgtgtgtgcctgcaccATAGATGCGCGTTGGCGCGCGCCTGTTTTTGTGTCTCtgttttgtgtgtggtgtgtgtgtgtggggggggaaaggggaagggggagggggagggggagccaTCTCTCTGGTTGTGGTTGGCTATTCCGCGTCGCGTTGTCGCCCTCGCATCTCTCTCCTGTGCGGTTTTGGCTCGGTAGTCCTTGTCATGTACCCTTGTATGTATGATAGCTCTCTGACGTGGTCGCTCGCTCGCACTTATCCGGTCTGTCTtcctgttttcttttttataCATACATTTTCTTATGTTTGTGTCGCTCCTCCGTGCAGCGATGTGCCCGCACGTATCAGACGAAGtaaaagaagaggaggaggcacttGCGCAGCAGTGAACAGCTCTCTGCCGCTCTCCCTTTGCCGATGCACCCTTCTGCAAGTCTCATACGTGCTCACCTCATGATGCAGATaagcgcacgcacggcgaAGAGGTGAGCAAGGCGTCGTCAGATCGACGCTGCCCCTCTCGAACCGTCTCCTCCGAgccctcccttcttcccaCTTACCCTCGCACCCCTGCACTTTTACTTCCTCGCTTCATCGAAtggcggaagaggaggtgatTTCTTGGTCATgagtgggcgtgtgtgtcgcatGCGAGGTGGCGGACGGAGATTCTACGTCGCTGTAGATTGCTTCCGCTTCTCTTTCGCTCCACAGACACACGAATGCATATCTACGCCGGCTGCATGCACGTGCCGCAAGTGCGCATGCAACTGGAGCAAAGGGGCACCACGTAGTCGCCAGAAAGATCCGAGGACCGCCTTGTCCTTTGCTTCACCTTTGTAATCCTCGTGTCCGCAGTGCTGCCTCTCTACCGCCTGTCTCCCCGTCCGATTTCTCCCCTTGCCTTCTCGACCCTCGTCTTCCCACGGCCACTCCTTCATCGAGCATTCAAAAACAAACGAGAATAAGAGCTTCGCTGCAGTCCTCTTGCACccacgcagcggcagccgcaacaACCAACCAAGAGCGattgcgtgcatgtgcgtgtgttgctGTGTGCCTCCTCGGTGGCCCGTATTTTTCCTCCACTCTCTGTCGCCGCCTCTTTGCGATTCCCCGtctcttccgccgccgcttctaTTCACATGAGCGCAGCGGGCCCGGACGTGTTTcatcttttttgttttctgtaACTGACGCGCTCGAACGCGCCGGCGTGTGCCAGCCCGGGTATGGAGCAGCAAggtgaggcagaggcaccaccgtcgccgacaCAGCCTACCGATGCGCCAACGTTGAAGACCAGTTCGACTGACGCGACGAGCGGTGCGTTGCCTAGTGCAGCTAACACTCCTACTGCTACGAAGGGCATCAACTTGGTGCTTGAGGAAGTCGAGGACCCCGTCGGGGGCACTGGTGATGTCCAAGAGGATGGCGCCAAGGCTCCAACCGCGGCTGCACAGGACAAGGCCGATGCGAAGGCGGTGAAGCGGCAAGCTGGGAGCATCAGGGTCGACGGTGCGACAAGTGCCATAGCCGTGCCGACGACGTCGTTGGTTTTCAGTCAAGGAAGCAAGACGACGGACAATCATATACCGCATTCGACAGCGCCGGTGCACCTCGGAGACGGAGTTCGGTATAGCTCGGCGATCGTCCTCGGGTCAGAGTACACGAATGTACCAGATCAACAGCGCctgtcatcgtcgccgcgctACTCGCACGGGGGTCGGCAAGTGATTTCCGACGCGTGCAAGCGCTCCGAGCCGTTTcagcgcggcgctgatggCAACTACAGTACCGTGTATGCCGCAAGCGGCCTGACCGTTAACGCCCAGTACCAGACGATCCCTGAGGAGCACGCCGCTTACCGCCAGCGCAACAAGGTGAACCCCAACTACCGGGGGCCTCTTTACGTGGTCGAAGATTTATGCGTGCCGTGCAACGCCTGTGGCGGCCCTGTTGACCCTGTGCGTCGGGTCCCGGTTggctccctcttcttccatGAAGGATGCCTTCACTGCTACCTGTGTGGACGCCGCACCGGTGTCGCAGGCCTGTATCTGCAGCTCGATCGCCAAGCTATCTGCAGCGAGTGCGCCGGTCGCGGCTACGAGCATTGGGTGCCGCGCCAAGAGCTGGAGTCGCGCGGTATGGTGTACGGCGCAACACGAGGCGATATTTATGCAGCGATAGACGCGCACGACCGCAGTGCTGCGAAGCATCAGCAACGGCGCATTTTGAGCCTGCCCATCACAGCGGGTGGAGGCTCTTCTACATTGAACAAGGCCATCGTGCCAGGCGCGCTaccgccgtctctctccatcGCCAACGTGCACAACCGCCGGAACACCAGTGCCCGCTCCTTTGCACTGATGGAGCGGCAACAATACTACACGCAGAGCGATAACAACGTCATCATGGCGGTgcccgcctcggcggcgcggTCGCCGTCTATGACTGGCGGACGAaagggcagcgcggcgccgctgcagtaCCGCCTCACGAACGGACGATACGCGTGATGGTCGCCGGTGCATCGCCAAGGGAACCTCAATCGTGTGTACACCTCTATTGgatcccctccccttttctttctcttctgtgtgtgtgtgtgtgtggtatCGAGGCGGTGATGCCAATCTCGACGCGAGAGTGGCTTGCTGCCATCACGTATGCGTACAAgggccaccccctcctcctcttccctatcctttctctctgtggATTTTTTCTTTATTGTTGCTCGGATTTCCCTTGGCGTTTGTGCGCGCGGGGGTGTGCTTTGGGCAGTTTGTCGGATGGTGTTATGTATCACATGTACAGGACGAAACTCGCTTTGTTTTCTTGTGTGGGATAccgcgggggagggggaacgggaggcggaggatgaggagggacTTTTTCACTTGTGTCTCTCCGTGTCGTTGGTGCCATGGGCAtgtcggtgcgtgcgagtgcagCAGGTGGAACATGCAGTCACGGATAGAAACGGGAATGgcgtatgtatgtgtgcgcgcgcgccttgcaTTATGCCTGCCTCGCCGCTCATGTGACACCCGCCTTTGTGTTGTGTTTCTATCCTCATACCCTCTGTTTCTCCCTCGTCATGTGCATCTAGGCTACGCTTGACGAGTGCGATAGCTGATGACAGCCGTGCAAGAGAGgaggatggaggaggggggaggggagcttACTGAGACGAAGTCTGCGAGGCCGCACACCGATCCCATCCCGCTCACCTTGTGTGGTTGTTGCAAGTGTCAGCATCGTCGCTTGTTGTCTATTTTTCTCGTCGCCTTTTTTTCATGGCTGAAAGACACGATGTACTCTCCCTGTCTccctgtctctgtgtgtgtgtgctggtgtgtgcCGGGAAGCGTTGCGAGGTAAGCATCGCGCCTTCTTTGCACGCGAGCTCTTCCGTGCCCTTTCTTCTTACTCATCATctccgtgtctgtgcgtgtcaCTGTCGAAGTTTTAgaagtgtgcgtgcgcgcctctcgAGGCACCTGTCGTGGCTGGCGCGCTCTCCACCATGTTCATCTACTTGCGGGCTGGCTTGCTGGCTCGCATGCTGTCCACTGGTACAAAACACCCTTTTGGCGCCCACTTCCTCTGCGTACCGGGATAATGGAGATGCTGTGGGGTGAATTCCACTGCGGTGCCTGGGCTTGCACGTGCCGGTGTGCCTGCGAAGTAGGAAGGGAGTCAGGAGAATAGGTGAGCGAAGGTGGCCCGCGGCACATTGTCTGTcggcctccctcctctctcgatGCGCAGTGCCCTCACACACGTTGAGAAGTATCAAGAGAGACaaaccccctcctcccacctctcctctcgcttGCAGGCTGCCGTCCTTTCCCTGTCATAAGCCGCAATTGCATGCGCCTGACATCTTATCCCTCTCCCCAATCTGCCAGTGGTGTGATCTCGCCTCTTCGCACTTATTCATCATGTCCCCACGTCTgtcgacgcacacgcatgcgcatgcgtgtaTCATTCGCCCCTCCTTCGCTTCCCCTCTCCGCTTCATTTTGCGTTTTTCGCCTCTGGTTTGAgctgcgctgtcgtcgttgtcgtcgcgGCCGCTTCACCGTGCACGCCggccacctccctccccccgggCGGGTGCACCCACAGGAAAGCGATACTAAAAAGGAAACGAACAAcacaaggggggaggggacttCACGCGGAGAACGAAGCGAGAGATTGGGGTGTCGATGCGGCGGAGGTCGTGCACCTCGGTCTTGTAAGATTATCGACTGAGGgaccgtctctctccctctctgcctttccTCCCCTTAGCGTCTCTCGGCGTCCATTCCCGCGGAAGCGCACACCGAAGGCACACGGTCACTTTCTGTTTCGGCATCCCAATTCTCTCTGCTCGCATCGGTGCCGCTAGAAAATGTCGGCGTTCAATgcgcttccgctgccggATGCAAAACACATCATTGGCGGCAGCGTGAAGCAGGCAATCTTCGATCgtcagctgcgcctctgGGGTGTCGATGGGCAGGCGGCCCTCGAAGCAGCGCATGTCGTCGCGCTCGGCGTCACTGTGGCTATCGCCGAAGCTCTGAAGTCGCTCGTGCTGGCCGGCGTGCGAACCGTCACCCTCGTAGACGAGCGGGTTGTGTCTGATGAGGACGTCGCAACCAACTACTTTGTGGCGACCACGTCGATCGGCTCTCCtctggcggcgacggtgctgcagcacatctGCGCGCTGGGGGAGCAGTGCAGGGCGGTGCCTGTTCAGGAGTGCCCGAGGGACTGGGTGCCCAAGTACAGAGCAGCTGTAGACGCGGACTGGGCTGCCGGCTGCGTAGACGGTGGCCGACGTTGGCCAGTGGAAGCGGCGAAGGAGGGACCGACTGAGCCGACCGTGACGGCATCGGCTGTGCTGCGATTCTTCGCCGGTTACGCGCCGCTAGCCATCTTAAGCAACGCTCCTTCATCATCGCATGCCCCTCCATGCGACTCCGCAAACCCGTCACCCACTGCCGAGGCGCCGGTGTCTCCGCCGAGCCTCATTCTTGTCAGTGAACGCTACGGCGATTTCTCTCCAACgtcgctgctcctgcagacCTGCGCGACGCGCGTGCATCCTGATGTGCCAGTACTGTTGGTTCGCAGCAGTGGCTTACTTGGTATGCTCCAAACCTACTGCTGCGACCGCGTCATTATGCGCCCGCAGAACCCGACGCAGGTACGAATGGAGGATCTGCGCATTTTTGAACCGTTCCCGGCGCTGCAAGCGTGGTTTGACGCTCACGACCCAGACGACGTTGTGCAGTTTCCCGCGGACAGCGCGGATGCCATGATGTTGCACAGCTACCTGCCATACCCGTGCATTGTGCATCACGCCTTTCGCAGATGGTGGGCCACGCTGCcggaagaggagaagaagTCGCGGCAGAGgtcgtcatcctcctcgaTCTTTCCGCTGACCACAAAGGACTACCGCGCCATCTCTTCCGTCGTTGGTGGGATGATACGGCGTCAGAGCGCTCCCGAGGATGCCTtcgtggaggcgatggagaagtGCACGGCGAAGCTGAACCGAcctgtggtgcagcggctgccagAGGCGCTCGCGAAGCTCCTGAGCGATGCTAGGTGCGCCGACCCGATGCGCGCTGTGAAGGCGGTGCAGTCGCGCGTCTCGCCAGCGGCATTGATGTCATCATCATGGGCGGTGCGCGAGAGGGCGGCGATGCATGTTTGGGCGTCCCCCGATGTGCTTGTGTGGTTCATCCTGCGCGCAGTGCAGCTGTTTGTGACAGGAAAAATCGGTGGCGAACTGGAGGCGCCAGCGGTGCACAAAAGTGAACCgatggtggaggaggaggaggctgaggGCGTGGCCGCCTACgcagagccgctgccgctcggTGCCGTGTACGCTGCCTATCAC includes:
- a CDS encoding putative dynein intermediate chain encodes the protein MHKSLSSSRGSVQQNKPVKVALSNCREEVRRRPHDMRAEVEGVIHVLDGGINRTPMPLQQRQSLLGGVPHELQLLSSGGTSGSRLEMTQDVGSMANLMGSEMGSSLMQSSFMCNTSRRSSMKPDSMVVGGQTQSKGSSEAGDHGSGVGRRNIGGDIRSLESSLQSLSFACDHRISDRSLSVCNSLSMRRRSMAVTGNAADAPLPRLAQRNPLLEGAAYAPPAPLTGNEKAAWRKATTTVVLTETPTIFLYVHQDEAVSNEHPDKVAAVVARNSAYAAVEETYRTDEGTQFHSTGVITMRAPMKSVQSEVHPPARKDSGALQVTPWMLKDAYSAALEAADNAEEDTQEERQQQAGDAATDAAGGGAGTNGEDVLCDGDNIDDDGSLDDDYQSSENGQSTLMSETVTHTMSSDGGMVSSARVTAGASVTTAGVAASRQWMLAETLLSTLRIMERAVVQNNMEAVQLAYRGIAVTTFGQGTPTGAANGAGIPGFAANASTPATAMRALTGVPGPLPVAISVHTTPLPDVPADGSAATPGAGGEAAATAAGKSGGRVIGMEGTQPDAAAKVTSSAASASIDAPPVRLSEGIRLLWRFGSPLLTHDRGVACMTWNRRESDMLAVGYTACRQSLPQGDAGNRASDSSLGITYKRAQGQEAHGMVCCWSLKNPVAPELVLYLRGEADVTALAFSFEHPSLLAVGSSTGEIVVYDIQHDVLLPSIAPAIVGATGGQHTGSIWELQWVPKGKEHGEFLMSISADGRVVQWAVGKSIERVPPDLMHLQRQPGIQVEKAFVAGVAEAEAAAAVLVESTAGGKSGKKTQHRKPNQKSGAAAATARGAGGGGAAEEAILSRQCGGMCFDICPSDTAVYVVGTEDGSVLQCSKSQTENYDFEYEPHAELVYRVRWSPYSAAYFLTSSADWTSRLYKVGTRKAQLRFHSVRQDAVQDVTWSHTNALTFATVTAQGNVEVWTVMDAMHPRANVEYCDHRRLSTILFAEQETSVLVVGDEEGDVTVFRLDGSSYNRGDVTDDEQEVWLKEAVQKQLT